Sequence from the Polynucleobacter sp. Adler-ghost genome:
GCACTGGTCTACGAATAAATATATCAGTCCAATTCATCTAGGACTTATTCCTGTGGCTGTGGGTTTGGTGAATTGGCTGGTAACACCTTGTTATTTACGATCAGGGGTGTACCGTTTTTGAGCTTCAGCTGGCCGCTAGTGACCACTGTCGCACCCTCATCAATTCCTTTCAGAATCGCCACCTGATCTCCACGCGTTGGTCCAGTAGTGACAAAAACTTGTTGAGCCTCAAGTGCTGGCTTGCCCTGTTTATCTTTTTTACCAGTTGGCTTGGCAATAAAAACTGTTGAGCCATAAGGGTTATAGGTCACAGCCGTTTGTGGCAAGGTCAGCATTTTCAACTGATCGCCTAACTTGATATTCACATTAGCAAACATGCCCGGTAAGATCTTTTTATCTGGGTTAGCTAACTGAGCCTCTATCTGAATATTGCGTGTATTTGAATCGACCTTCGGGCTGACAGCAGTAATCTTGCCAGTGAAGCTTGCACCCTTGAATGCATCGGTCGTCACCACAATTTCTTGTCCAACCTGTATCTGTTCAGCGTTACTTTGCGGGAGATTGAAGTCCACGAAAATCGGATCCAAGGTTTGAAGGGTAAGCAACTTATCACCTGGGTTCACAAACTGACCCGGGTTGATCATCACAATACCAACGCGCCCACTAAAAGGGGCTTTTAAATTTTTCTTAGCCACTAAAGCCGTTTGCTGCTCTACCTGAGCCTGCTTAGACTTTGCATCCGCTTTGCTAGTATCGAATACGTTCTTACTGATCGCCTGAATCTCTAACTGCTGTCTATCACGCTCATTAATTACTTGAGCCAAATCTGCCATTGCTTTTAAAGAATTCAGTTGAGCAACATCAGATGCATCATTTAACTTAATCAGTAACTCGCCCTCTTTGACATCCATGCCCGATCTGATTGAAACATGTTGTACAAGGCCGCCAACTTCAGTGCTGAGCTCGACACCACGAAATGCACGCACATTACCAACACTAGATAACTTGGGTTGCCATGCTGAAGTTTCCACAACCA
This genomic interval carries:
- a CDS encoding efflux RND transporter periplasmic adaptor subunit, with translation MTPLGRRMTIMLCGVFLLLGLIFGFNQLKTFMIKYFIAGMGLPPATVSTMVVETSAWQPKLSSVGNVRAFRGVELSTEVGGLVQHVSIRSGMDVKEGELLIKLNDASDVAQLNSLKAMADLAQVINERDRQQLEIQAISKNVFDTSKADAKSKQAQVEQQTALVAKKNLKAPFSGRVGIVMINPGQFVNPGDKLLTLQTLDPIFVDFNLPQSNAEQIQVGQEIVVTTDAFKGASFTGKITAVSPKVDSNTRNIQIEAQLANPDKKILPGMFANVNIKLGDQLKMLTLPQTAVTYNPYGSTVFIAKPTGKKDKQGKPALEAQQVFVTTGPTRGDQVAILKGIDEGATVVTSGQLKLKNGTPLIVNNKVLPANSPNPQPQE